DNA sequence from the Pedobacter sp. W3I1 genome:
GTTACAAAAAACGTCGGAAGGTACCGGACTTAAAATATTTTTCACCGAAAGATTAGCAGAAAAAGGATTTTCAGCGCCTGAGTTTGATGCTTTAACTTATGACAACAAAGCATTTAAATTCTCAGCGCTAAAAGGAAAATATATTTACCTCACCTTTGGCGAAGCCGGATGTGCTCCCTGCCGTCTGGAAAACAGACTTATTGGGGAACATTTCGATTCGCTGAAAGACAAGGTAACCTTTGTAAATTTCTCAATGGATAAAACTAGAAAAGCCTGGGAAACATCAACCAATTTCGATAAAATCAGATGGTTCAACATTACGGACATCGCCAGTGAAAGTGGAAGAATAAAAAACCTGTACGATGTACAGGCTATGCCTACATCATTTCTGATAGACAAAACGGGAAAAGTCATTGAAAAGTTTATCGGATTCAATCCTGACTTTATTAAAATAATCTCACAGGAAGCAAAATGACATATACTATTAAAACCATTTTTGTTTTCCGCCGTCTATTGTAAAAATCCTGCTTTCGTCGGATCTGGAAAGTGCCTTTAAAAGGAATAATCCTTTCTTTGGCAGCCCATTAAATGTAATGGTGTTCGTATCTGGCACAACGGTAAAAATCGGTTTCCAATACCCGTTTGCCCAGTAGTTAAGTTCATACTTCCTCCCAGCAACTATTGAGGCATTGGGGGAGTCGTTAAGTTTTGGAGTTATTTTAACTTGTTCCAACACCGTCTTCTGACCATAATCAATTACTATATTTGTGTTATTATTGCTCGCTTTATAGAAAGTTGTTACATCTCCATCAAAAGCATTATTAAGAATATTGTCATCGGCATTTTTGTCTGCCAACACTTTTCCCTTATTTCTGCCTTGCATTGTTAAAAAACTTATTTCTGCAAGTTGGCATGGTTTATTTTTTGCAGACAGATATCTATAATACCTAAAATGGTCTTTTTTGGAAAAGCTGAGGGTAGTTTCTCAAAAGGAAGCCCTCTTGATATGAATCGGTATAACACTTTTGAAGAAGAAAAATCTGAATTATTACTTCCCTCAATAACCGCTCCCTTAACTTCATCCATTGCAAACATTTCCGGAACGATAGGGTACACCCTGTTACATCTGACCATTTCTGTGACCTCTGTTTCCTTAGGATTCAATGTATTTACAAATCCATTTTCATCTAATTCGAGTGGATGGCCTGCGGGAATAAAACCTTTTTTATCTAAAAAAGCAGGCAAATAAACGATTCCACCTTCCATTTTAGCGAATTCCACCTTATCTCCATTCCGCCTAGCCCAAGCGATTGGAATCCAGTCTTTATTGTTAAAAACACAGAGGTAGACAAATTTATTTGTGCTCAATCCTTTTTGTAAGTGTAGGGAAACGGTAAAGGTCCTGGCATATACATCGGTAACGTCAATCAAATTCGGGTCGCTTAAAAATCCTGGAATAGGTTCACTTTTACCTGCTAGAACAGCTAGTGAATTTTGATTTTGAGTAATGGTCTGCCTATAGACCTTTCCCTTTTTTGTTCCTGCCTTATGAGGAGTACCTGGACTATCCTCAGCACCCAAGAAGGGCTGAGAAATTCCCCTTTTATCGATCACTACGTTCCAATTGTGGCCAATACTTCTATAGGGCCATTGGGGGACAAAATCTGTAGCAACCGGTATGCCTACCGCACGCATCACAAAAATGGCTAAATCGCCCATATCACGGCATGTTCCAATTCGGTTTTTCACTAGACTTTCGGCACTGAAATTTGGCAAAAAAGAGGCTCGATTTGATAAAACCCAACCATTTCTAATCAATTCATCATTAATAATTTTAGTGGCCGATACTGCGTCCATTTTTGGATCTGGCTTTTTACCAAGTAATTTAACGAATTGCTCATACACTGCTTTTCTGTTGTAAGAAGGGATTTCCCGATCTATTGTATATGGCAATATATATTGGCAAAACTCATCGAAATTATAATCAAGGTGCCAAGGCGCCTGTTCCCATGCGAAGAATGCCTGATCAATATTCCCTATCAACTGATCAGCGGTCGCCTCCTGCAGCACACTTTTCCTTATTAGCGAATCGCCATGATACTCACCATATATCTTCGATAAAGATGACATAATGAATTCACCATGATCCAGATCCCGCAAAACCAGTTCAGGATATTTCTGAAAAGCCTCCAAATTATGTCCCGTAAGATATGTTCTATTGTGCAGTGCACTAATGAGAAAATATGTTGCTCTCAATTTAAGGCTATCGGCAGAATCCTCTGAATAATGGTCAATCACCTGTAAGATTACAGACTTGTTTGCCTGGCTGTTTATAATATTCTTAATATTGTTAGGTAACTTTCTGTCTTTACACGAGGAAAATACGACCAAGCAAAAACAAACAAGTAGAAATAAGCGACTACTTCCTGAAATGACACCCATAGGAACCTTAAATTTTTTCATATCGTAATTAATTTTTTAATACAAATGGGATGTTCTTTCTCTCTGATATCAAGACGGCATCTTTAGCATCAGATACCTTGAATGAAAAATGCAGCTCATCCAACGTCTGAGGAACGCTGATTCGAAACCATGTTGAATCCATAGGTTTAAGTACGATCCTGCTGGCACCAACTGCAAATAATTCTTTAGTTTTCTTCTTCCAAAAGGAATACGAAACAGAGCCCGTAAAACTTGAGGAAGCCCTATTTTTGATCAAAACAACTGTATCGAGCTTATTTGCTTTGTTTATGCTGAGAAATTTTGAATAATCGAGTAATAGTTGTTCATCAGGACTTACGATTTTTACAGATCCCGGGCGTTCGATCATTCCACCTCCACCACCGCTGTCGAATACTCTGATCGCAATCAGATTGCTAGAATGCCTGTGAAAGCGTGGATCGTCAACGGAAATACGGTACCTTCTGGGAGTATTTGCCCAGGAATTTCCCTTTTTAAAGTTATTGTTAAGATCCTGTTTCAGGCTATGAATATCTTTATTGTTTTCGCCGATCAGTTGACCATTAAGGTAAACCTGATCATAATCATCTATTTTACCAAGGTTGAACTCAAGCACAGTCTGGTCAGTAAAATATTTTGTTAAGGATTTTGGAACATCAAAGCACTGACGATACCATGCGTAACCATCGTAGTCAGGAAATCCCGCCGTCTCCCATTCTTGACCCGCATCGATTATTGTCCACTTTTTATCATCGTAGTCCTCCCGTGAAAAATTAATGGAGTCTGCCATTATGAACTTCCACTTGGTGTTAAAAGAAGTACTTAATAAATTCCTGAGCTTGATGTGGGATGTGGTAATAAAAGCAGGTGAATTCATCCCGAGTCCGCCACCAAAATCAACTACACGGATGGCTATAGTATTTTCTCTGTCCCATAATATTCTCTTATCATTGATATCCATTTCATAAACTCGGCTAACCTGCGCAAAACTTTTCAAACTGTCCGCTGGATTTAGTCCAAGCTCTCCATTGCTTCCGATCAAATGCCCATTTAGATAGAATCGGTCACTATCATCAATTTGGCCCAGATGAAAACTAATCTTTTTCATGACTGCCTTATTTTTAACCGATGAGGGAATTACAACATGATAACGGTACCAGACAATCCCATCATAGTCCCTAAATCCCTGGACATCCAAGGGCTTTTGTTCATCAATTTCAATCCATGTACTGTCCTCATAAGCGGACGTTGAATACTTAATAGAGTCAGAGGTCTTGACTCTCCAGGCCCCGTCCAGCAATATCTCGGAATCAGCAAAATGTTTCTCTGTACACGAATTCAAAAGGGAAATCACAATAGTTGACAAGAGTAGAATTTTATTCAATTTCATATTATTATAATTTTACGACTAGTCATTGAGGTTAGATAAAATTAATGACCGTATCTCATAGTACGATTCCCAATATCTCCGCAACGAACCGATGTATGCCCGCTTTGCAGTATCACGTTCATCGATTGCGATATTCAAATCAGTTACTGTCACTTTACCATATCTAAAGCGATCCATAACAAGCGTGTACCTTTCCTCGGTAACTGCTTCCGTTTTTCTAGATATTTCAATATTTTCCAATATTAAATTCATATTTTCTACAATATTATTGACCTCACTGATGATCGCGATTTCTTCCTGTTCAACAGTATATAGGTTTGTGTTTAGATTCGAATTTGCAATACTTATTTTCCCCTTGGTCCTGCCCCAGTCCAAGACGGGTATACTTACACCTATTGTAAGAGCCCGTTGACTATTCGGCCTTTTGTATAATAGAGGCAAGGTTTCCCCTATATTGCTATAGCCGAAAGAGGTAGTAAGATTTATCTTAAAGCGATCTCTCTTAGCCTGATCCAGATCTCTTTTTGCTTCTAATTGCCTAATTCTAAAAGTTGTAAACTCAGAACGATTCTTCCTGGCGTTTTCAACTGCCGTCTTTGGTGTAATATTCAATTTCGGCAAAATCTCAGGAAGTACCAGCCTGGAAACGTCAAGATCCTTATCACCTATAAAACTTTGTAGATTAAAGACAGATGTTCTTATTTTTACCTCTGCAAGCGCAAGAGCCTGCGTCGACTTCAAAAGCTGAATTTCAAGTTGCAGGATTTTATCTTTGGTCGTGGTACCAAATTTTATTTTCTGATTTTCTATCTCTAAAATTTCTTTCTGATTTTGAAGATTTTTCTTTGCTAAAGTATAATCACCCTGGGCATCGAGCACATCAAAGTAGAGCTTAGTTACGGTAAGTGAAAGTATCTCAACCTTCCTTACATATTCTTTTTCTGCTTCCTCTAGTTTAAGTGGCTCTATCTTTCTATCCCATTTAAAGCTATTGAAGGCAAACAATGGCTGGTTAAGACTTACTGTAAACGGATTACCAGAGTACTGCATTTCCTTACGGCTGAAATCATCGAAGCGGGTAAGGTTGCTGTTTACTGCCAATAGACCTCCGGTAAGCCCTATTTGCTGCGATAAACTTAGCCCGATGTTACTGTAATTTTGCTTCCTTGGTAAAAAAATAAGTGAGCCGTCCGGCTGTCTTACACCAAAAAAATCACTACTAAAATCTGCTATATTGCCAGAAAGGGATAATTGGGGTTTCAAAGTGGCTTTGTAACTTTCATAAAGATAATTTCTGTTTTCCTTTAGACTAGTAGCGATTTTCGCAGAAGTAGAATTATTTTTAGCCCTGGCGATCACCTCACCCAAAGTCTGGAGTTGTGCTATCGTGTCAGTGGATGACAAAAACATAATACCGAAGAGAGACAATATGAGAAGCGTATGTTTCATTTTAATATTTTTTTTCGGCCAGAGCTAATCAAAAGATAAGTCAATGGTATAAACCATAAGGTAAAGAAGGTACCAATTGTTAGCCCTCCAACGATAACATATGCAAGTGGCCGCTGTAATTCGTTGCCAATACCATCGCTAAAGAACACTGGGATTAAGGCTAAACTTGTAGTCAGTGAGACCATTAATAATGGTTTGAGACAGATTTTTCCTGCGTCCCTGATAGCCTTCAGCAGAATATCACCGCTATTCAAATTCGGATCTTGAGCATATTCACGGCGCAAACGATTTATTGTTTCGACCTTTAACGATGGGTCATCGACAATAATTCCAAAAACGACGATAAAACCAATCGCAGCCATTATATCAAAACTACCACCAGCCAACCACAGCACAAATACAGAACCAGAGAATCCTATCGGAATGGTGAGCATTACAATAAGCGGGTAAAGTAAATGCTCAAATTGGATCGCCAAAATTAGATATAACAATAACAGCGATATAGCCGCAATCATGAGCATTTCCATCATTAGTTTTCTACTTTTTGTTTTGCTTCCGGTAAACGAAGCTGAAAATCCTTTTTCCTTGGCTAGCATCGAAATATTTCTTTCAATCTGGGGATGATCTGCAGAGGACTCATATGATACGGAGAAATACTGACCTGAACGATCAGAAGAGATACTTTTCATTTGTTGATCATAGTGGTAGTCAATAAAAGTCCTTAATTGAAAAATAGCGCTGTCCCGACCTACGACAACATTTGAGAGTTTCTCCGCAATGTTTTGGTTATCTTCACTCAACTGAATTACCTCTTCTTCCCCAAAGGTTTTAAGTTTGGAAATTCTGTAGGCACCAAAAATGCTGTTTAGCTTATCCTTGATGGCCTCCCGGCTTACACCGTACCGTAATGCTTTTTCTGTATTAATGTTTATCTGAACCCCTGTCTCCTTATTAAAACCTGCATCTTTTTTAAAATTCGTGGGCAAGACCATGAACAAGGAATCTATTTTCTTCGACAGGGTCTCATCCGACATATTGACTAATTGCCGGAAGCGAACCTCCAGATAAGGCTCATTACTGTCAAAAATTTTTGTAAATGCGTTGGGCGCATTTTCAATCTGGAAAGTGGCTGTCGGAAATTGAACCGCTAAAAATTTTGAAATTTTTCGGTTAACCTCTGATTTGACTTTTGCATTCTCTGTTTTGAAGTATACTTGAGAATTTTGAATTGTTCCACTTTCTCTGGAAAGGATGAACTGGTCAATTCCAATGTCTGCCTCCCAGCTGGCGGGGTAAGTCTGAATGATACTGGTGAGGAGTTCGGTTCGCCGGCGGTTTTCCTCCACATCTATCGGATCTTTCCAATCTATCTTTATAATTGATTCGGTTGAAGAAAGAGTAGGAAGTGTTTCGACTCTGATATTCCTCGCCAGAAAGAAACCCATTGGCATCACCAAAAAAGCAAGCATCAAAAATAGTCGCCTGTGGGCAAATACCTTATCCATCATTGTGGTGTAGCGTTTTAATATACCCTTGTAAAGAATAGTATCGTCTTTTAGTCTCTCAACCGGAGTTTTCATGAAAACTTTATACAAGACAGGATTCAGGCAAAAAGCCACTAACAACGATACTCCTAGTGAAATGGTGAGTGCAATTGCCTGATCGAAGATCAGGGAACCCGCTAAACCATTTAGAAAGATTAATGGTGCGTATATCGCCACTGTTGTCAGGACGTTTCCGATCACGGGACTCATAACTTCATTCACTCC
Encoded proteins:
- a CDS encoding TolC family protein, which gives rise to MKHTLLILSLFGIMFLSSTDTIAQLQTLGEVIARAKNNSTSAKIATSLKENRNYLYESYKATLKPQLSLSGNIADFSSDFFGVRQPDGSLIFLPRKQNYSNIGLSLSQQIGLTGGLLAVNSNLTRFDDFSRKEMQYSGNPFTVSLNQPLFAFNSFKWDRKIEPLKLEEAEKEYVRKVEILSLTVTKLYFDVLDAQGDYTLAKKNLQNQKEILEIENQKIKFGTTTKDKILQLEIQLLKSTQALALAEVKIRTSVFNLQSFIGDKDLDVSRLVLPEILPKLNITPKTAVENARKNRSEFTTFRIRQLEAKRDLDQAKRDRFKINLTTSFGYSNIGETLPLLYKRPNSQRALTIGVSIPVLDWGRTKGKISIANSNLNTNLYTVEQEEIAIISEVNNIVENMNLILENIEISRKTEAVTEERYTLVMDRFRYGKVTVTDLNIAIDERDTAKRAYIGSLRRYWESYYEIRSLILSNLND
- a CDS encoding sugar-binding domain-containing protein codes for the protein MKLNKILLLSTIVISLLNSCTEKHFADSEILLDGAWRVKTSDSIKYSTSAYEDSTWIEIDEQKPLDVQGFRDYDGIVWYRYHVVIPSSVKNKAVMKKISFHLGQIDDSDRFYLNGHLIGSNGELGLNPADSLKSFAQVSRVYEMDINDKRILWDRENTIAIRVVDFGGGLGMNSPAFITTSHIKLRNLLSTSFNTKWKFIMADSINFSREDYDDKKWTIIDAGQEWETAGFPDYDGYAWYRQCFDVPKSLTKYFTDQTVLEFNLGKIDDYDQVYLNGQLIGENNKDIHSLKQDLNNNFKKGNSWANTPRRYRISVDDPRFHRHSSNLIAIRVFDSGGGGGMIERPGSVKIVSPDEQLLLDYSKFLSINKANKLDTVVLIKNRASSSFTGSVSYSFWKKKTKELFAVGASRIVLKPMDSTWFRISVPQTLDELHFSFKVSDAKDAVLISERKNIPFVLKN
- a CDS encoding efflux RND transporter permease subunit; the protein is MVRYLLTRPIGVMLTCLVMMVFGVFLFFHVPVSLLPDISIPEIVVKVRYPNASAEEIERDVTSLLRNSLSTVDYVEDIQCQSTNNAATLTLKFAYKTRMDLANVQVNEKLDRLISSLPDDMERPEVIKLSTSDVPIVRLQVIPKPGENYNQISELTERVIKKRLEQIEGVSMVDINGRQQSALTIVPKKKALQAVGLNELSIANAIRENNKDLGSLSVKDGQYIFHVRINQEFGTREQILSLPLRIRDGSHVPLGKLADVEKEVKQAQGYHVYNGLVGLVITIHKHPAARMNRLEPKIKDAMAQFSLDYPNVSFYLTQDQNFLLEEGIGNLNQDLIYGGFFCLLLLFLFLGNYQSPILMGISIPISLIITAIFFYLFGISFNIISLSGLTLGVGMLIDNSIVVLESITRKRKLGLSIDESCIQGVNEVMSPVIGNVLTTVAIYAPLIFLNGLAGSLIFDQAIALTISLGVSLLVAFCLNPVLYKVFMKTPVERLKDDTILYKGILKRYTTMMDKVFAHRRLFLMLAFLVMPMGFFLARNIRVETLPTLSSTESIIKIDWKDPIDVEENRRRTELLTSIIQTYPASWEADIGIDQFILSRESGTIQNSQVYFKTENAKVKSEVNRKISKFLAVQFPTATFQIENAPNAFTKIFDSNEPYLEVRFRQLVNMSDETLSKKIDSLFMVLPTNFKKDAGFNKETGVQININTEKALRYGVSREAIKDKLNSIFGAYRISKLKTFGEEEVIQLSEDNQNIAEKLSNVVVGRDSAIFQLRTFIDYHYDQQMKSISSDRSGQYFSVSYESSADHPQIERNISMLAKEKGFSASFTGSKTKSRKLMMEMLMIAAISLLLLYLILAIQFEHLLYPLIVMLTIPIGFSGSVFVLWLAGGSFDIMAAIGFIVVFGIIVDDPSLKVETINRLRREYAQDPNLNSGDILLKAIRDAGKICLKPLLMVSLTTSLALIPVFFSDGIGNELQRPLAYVIVGGLTIGTFFTLWFIPLTYLLISSGRKKILK
- a CDS encoding discoidin domain-containing protein; its protein translation is MQGRNKGKVLADKNADDNILNNAFDGDVTTFYKASNNNTNIVIDYGQKTVLEQVKITPKLNDSPNASIVAGRKYELNYWANGYWKPIFTVVPDTNTITFNGLPKKGLFLLKALSRSDESRIFTIDGGKQKWF